The sequence ACTTCTGACAAACACGAAAGCGGAACAGACCGGTGTTATGAAGTGCTTCAGAAATTTTTCCCCCTTAAAAAGGGGGGCAGGGGGGATTCTTTTGACGCTGTCATCAACATTCAGGGCGATGAACCCTTCATTCATCCCGAACAGATTTCAAAAGTAGCGAATTGTTTTAAGGATAAAAATGTCCAGATTGCAACACTCGCTATGAAGTTAACAAGCATTCACGAACTCACCAATCACAACACCATAAAACTTATTGTCAGTAAAAAGAAGGAAGCGATTTATTTCAGCCGGACTGCCATTCCTTATTACAGAGGAGAAGATTTTACCGAATGGCTGAAGATGCACACCTATTACAAACACATAGGTATTTACGGCTACCGCGCGGATGTGTTGGCGGAAGTCACCAAACTGGAACGCTCCTCTCTTGAAATTGCCGAGTCGCTGGAGCAATTGCGCTGGCTGGAAAATGGTTATCGTATTGCAGTTGAGTTTACCGAACACGAATCACATTCCATTGACACGCCAGAGGATTTGAAGAACGCTTTAAAGAAATTCTCAAAATGAAACGGCTGTTTCTTTCTGCTTTTTATTCTTTACTTATTATTTGCTTTTTTTCTTTGCAAGGTTGTTCCTGGGTTTGCAGGTTTTACATTGCAAACACCACTAACGAAACTATTACAGTTGAAATGAAACTAATGGATTCACCTGCAAGTTTTCCAATTTTTCATTACCCGAAATATTATTACGGGAAACTGGAGAAGTATGATTTAAAGAAAAGCGGCAAGGTGAATCTTGAAAAAGCCCCTATAGAAGTGAAGGCAGACACGCTTGAAAAGTTTTCTCATTTCCGGTTTGAAATTCCGCCACACAGCGCCATTGAAATAGGACAATTACAAAACGATCATTACGAAAAGCACGACCAGTATTTTATCAACGGAAGAACATTCAACCTTGAACGACTTTTGATTTCTGAAAAGAAGATTGATATTGTGCCTGCCACGTTTGACAACTACTTTCACAAGGGGAAATTCGGTGAAATTTATTTTGTACTTTAGCTATTGCCATGCCGATTGAAAAATACATCAGTGAACTTCTCTTCGAGCACGATTGCGTAATCATTCCTGATTTCGGAGGATTTGTGTGCAATTATTCTTCTGCGAACATTCATTCCTCCAAGCACCGGTTTTCTCCTCCTTTCAAAAAGATTTCCTTCAACCGAAACCTGAAAAACAACGATGGCTTGCTTGCCAATCAGGCTGCACAGGCGGAAAATATTTCTTATTCGGATTCAAACCGCGCCATTTCAGAATATGTTGAGAAGATGAATAATGAATTAAGCGTGAATAAACGTTTTGATTTGCAACGCATCGGCACATTTTATCTTAGAGAAGAAAACACCTTGCTTTTTGAACAGGATGAAACCACAAATTATCTTTCTGACTCTTTCGGGCTAGGCACGTTCTATTCTCCCGCCATCAAGCGCGAATCAATTGAGCGGAAGATTGAAAGAAAGCTAAAAGACAAAATAGTTGTTCCATCAAAAGAACAGAAAGAAACGGTTATCAGAAAAAGAAGTCCTGTGGCGCGCTACATGGCTGTTGCTGCCTCGCTGCTGATTGCTGTTTCATTACTTTTTGTTTTTCTGAAAACAGATTTGCTGAAGAATGCCAGCTTCGCCAACCTGAATCCTTTTGCTGAAAAATCTGTTGCTCTTTATCAACCTGCTGCTGGCGAATTGCCTGATAGGGATGATTCAAAGGATAATGTGAGCAATCTGCTTGCTTCGGGCAGAAATGATACAACGCGTTATCTGAACGTCATGATTGGCGGAAACATTCCGATTGTGGTGAGTTTGCAGGATGATAAAACGGCTGTTGTTAAAACAAAATCAATCAAGCATTTTTCCCGCGGATATTTTCACATCATTGGCGGAGCTTTTGCCGTTCCTGAAAATGCCGAGAAATTTTACAATAAACTTTTGAAACAAGGATATGACGCAACCATTATTGATAAGAAACTTCGTTTTGTTTCTTATGGCGGATTCTCTACACGTAAAGAAGCCCTTCAGGCACTTGAGAAGATCCGTGCAGTTCAGAGTGATGCCTGGTTGATGAGAAATTAAAAGCCCATCCCTATCCCTTCCCCAAGGGAAGGGGAAAAACCAATAAATGAGAAATGCAAAAAATATTTTTTCTTCTCTCTCCCTTTGGGGGAGAGTTGGAGTGGGGCTTCTTTTTTTGTTTGCTTCCTGCAAACCACCGCTTCCGGTTTATTTTGATAAACCCATCGGCATTCAGGTGCAGGGATTTGACACTGTTATTGCCGGAAATTATCTTCCGCTGGATGATGTGATCGACAAAGGGAAAAAAGAGTTTTCGGATAAATACGAGGTGCGATACGATAAAATAATTCCGAAGGATACCGGATTTTCTGTGGAAGTGAACGGCAAGGATATGAATTACGATGAGGTGAAAGATATTCTTGGCGTTAAAAAAGATTCAGGAACCATAGAGCTGAACCCAAAGGACTGCGACAGTATTTTTCATTCCGTCTGCGCCTTCAACGAATTGATTTCCTCAAAACTGGGTTCCGGCATTGATAAGATGGGACCTGTCAAACCTGTTTCGGGAATTGTAAAGATTACTTACGACAGAATATTTTTTATTGGCATTGATTCCACCGGAAAAAATATGCGCGATACGCTTTTGCATCTGAGCGCCAGGGTTCTTCTCACTAAGTATGCCGGAAAGTATTTTATCAATTTTAAAACTCCTTTTGGCTGGGAAATCATGCAGATGGATATCTGGGAAGATAAATTCCTGAGCGCCCGCCCTTTTTATTTTACCGATTACAATAATTGCCCTAAGTCGGTGGCAGAACTTACTGCATCCACAAAAAATATCTATCCAAACTTAAAACCAGTTTTCAATTCAGAAAAAAAGGTGATTGGCTTTACAGCTATTCTTAATTCGAAATTGTTTGTGGAGAAACTCAAAAAATCTGAAGAAGTGGTGCTGCTGTTGAAAGTAAAATAAAAACCCCACTCTTATTTCCCAAAAAGGGAAAAGAAAAAACGTTATATATTTTTTTCCTTCCTTTCAGAAAGGCCGGAATGGACTTTTTCTTCCCTGCTTTTCTTATACATCCTGATAGCAAGGAATATGGTTCCGCTGAAAAGCAGCAAACCTATTATTCCCCACACATAACTCAATGTATCTTTCATCACCACTATAAATGCAATGGCAACCAGAAATAAGGTGGCGACTTCATTCCACAACCTTAGTTTGAAAGAAGAATACTTTATTTTGTCTTTTTGAAATTGCAGGAACATGATATGACATTGTATGTGATAAAGTACAAGTCCCAGAATAAAAGCAAGTTTCAGAATAAACCATGGGGAAGCCATGTAGAAAGCAAAATTCACTACCACCATCCATGTTCCGAAAATATAAGCGCCAATCAGGCCGGGCCAGGCGATTGCATACCACAATCTTTTTTCCATCAGTTTATATTGCCGCTGAAGAATATCTTTTTCAGACAATGTTTTTTTCTCTGCTTCGGCATGATAAATAAAAAGGCGCACGATGTAAAACAATCCTGCAAACCAAATGACGATAAAAATAATGTGAAGCGCTAACAGGTAGGGATTGGCATAGGCAATCATGTGCCAAAGATAAGTATTTCTATCTTTGGAAAAAGTAATACTATGGTTAAAGCAAAAACTCCCCGTGAAAGTATCTGCCTCACAACCGAACAGGTATTGCCCAACGATACCAATCCGCTCAATACATTATTCGGTGGGCGATTGATGCAGTGGATGGATA comes from Bacteroidota bacterium and encodes:
- the kdsB gene encoding 3-deoxy-manno-octulosonate cytidylyltransferase, whose translation is MRILGIIPARYASTRFPGKPLADVNGKPMIQRVYEQAKKCKSLAEVVVATDDKRIESAVKKFKGKVVMTSDKHESGTDRCYEVLQKFFPLKKGGRGDSFDAVINIQGDEPFIHPEQISKVANCFKDKNVQIATLAMKLTSIHELTNHNTIKLIVSKKKEAIYFSRTAIPYYRGEDFTEWLKMHTYYKHIGIYGYRADVLAEVTKLERSSLEIAESLEQLRWLENGYRIAVEFTEHESHSIDTPEDLKNALKKFSK
- a CDS encoding HU-CCDC81 and SPOR domain-containing protein, with amino-acid sequence MPIEKYISELLFEHDCVIIPDFGGFVCNYSSANIHSSKHRFSPPFKKISFNRNLKNNDGLLANQAAQAENISYSDSNRAISEYVEKMNNELSVNKRFDLQRIGTFYLREENTLLFEQDETTNYLSDSFGLGTFYSPAIKRESIERKIERKLKDKIVVPSKEQKETVIRKRSPVARYMAVAASLLIAVSLLFVFLKTDLLKNASFANLNPFAEKSVALYQPAAGELPDRDDSKDNVSNLLASGRNDTTRYLNVMIGGNIPIVVSLQDDKTAVVKTKSIKHFSRGYFHIIGGAFAVPENAEKFYNKLLKQGYDATIIDKKLRFVSYGGFSTRKEALQALEKIRAVQSDAWLMRN
- a CDS encoding CopD family protein, which codes for MIAYANPYLLALHIIFIVIWFAGLFYIVRLFIYHAEAEKKTLSEKDILQRQYKLMEKRLWYAIAWPGLIGAYIFGTWMVVVNFAFYMASPWFILKLAFILGLVLYHIQCHIMFLQFQKDKIKYSSFKLRLWNEVATLFLVAIAFIVVMKDTLSYVWGIIGLLLFSGTIFLAIRMYKKSREEKVHSGLSERKEKNI